The Streptomyces spororaveus genome includes a region encoding these proteins:
- a CDS encoding 3-oxoacyl-ACP reductase, with translation MSNEEIICRRLVGRTAVITGAGSGIGLATARRLASEGANIVCGDIDETAGKAAAEEVGGTFVKVDVTSPEEVEALFKTAFDTYGSVDIAFNNAGISPPDDDSILTTGLEAWKRVQDVNLTSVYLCCKAALPYMQRQGRGSIINTASFVAIMGAATSQISYTASKGGVLAMSRELGVQFAREGIRVNALCPGPVNTPLLQELFAKDPERAARRLVHIPLGRFAEPTEIAAAVAFLASDDSSFINATDFLVDGGISGAYVTPL, from the coding sequence ATGTCGAACGAAGAGATCATCTGCCGCCGCCTGGTCGGCCGTACCGCCGTCATCACCGGAGCCGGCAGCGGCATCGGCCTCGCCACCGCCCGCCGCCTGGCCTCCGAGGGCGCCAACATCGTGTGCGGCGACATCGACGAGACCGCGGGCAAGGCCGCGGCCGAAGAGGTCGGCGGCACCTTCGTCAAGGTCGACGTCACCAGCCCCGAGGAGGTCGAGGCCCTCTTCAAGACCGCCTTCGACACCTACGGCTCCGTCGACATCGCCTTCAACAACGCGGGCATCTCGCCCCCCGACGACGACTCCATCCTCACCACCGGCCTGGAGGCCTGGAAGCGCGTCCAGGACGTCAACCTCACCTCCGTCTACCTGTGCTGCAAGGCCGCCCTGCCCTACATGCAGCGCCAGGGCCGCGGCTCCATCATCAACACCGCCTCCTTCGTCGCCATCATGGGCGCCGCCACCTCCCAGATCTCCTACACCGCCTCCAAGGGCGGGGTCCTGGCCATGTCCCGCGAGCTCGGCGTGCAGTTCGCCCGCGAGGGCATCCGCGTCAACGCCCTGTGCCCCGGGCCCGTGAACACCCCGCTGCTGCAGGAGCTGTTCGCCAAGGACCCCGAGCGCGCCGCCCGCCGCCTCGTCCACATCCCGCTGGGCCGCTTCGCCGAGCCCACCGAGATCGCCGCCGCCGTCGCCTTCCTAGCCAGCGACGACTCCTCCTTCATCAACGCCACCGACTTCCTCGTCGACGGCGGGATCTCCGGCGCGTACGTGACCCCCCTGTAG
- a CDS encoding haloacid dehalogenase-like hydrolase: MHTTVRRTWAAPLALVAVTGSAFLTAPPAQAAHTPCPRVTIGSGWYGDNRARLQELIDHYGSCRPHRPGRAKPVAVFDWDNTVVKNDVGDATMFWLLRNGRIRQPAAGDWSTTSRHLTPAATKALADACADLARPGAPLPTGTPAGAACADEINAVYGTAATRTGAPAFAGWDRRTTEPSYAWLPQLMQGWTAREIRGFAAAARTENLAAPVGATQRVGTTTTATGWVRYYDQQTDLIKGLRKAGFDVWISSASPQPVVEVWARSAGIGADHVIGIRNTTTNGGRFTAHLQGCGTTEDGADTMITYIDGKRCWINKEVFGVRGAAAEQVQPAARRQVFAAGDSDTDISFLRDATALRLVVNRNKNELMCRAYDNGDGRWIVNPMFIEPKKRRTDPYPCATTGYVDHDGTKAPVLRADGSVVPDQADSVY, encoded by the coding sequence ATGCACACAACCGTGCGGAGAACATGGGCGGCCCCCCTCGCCCTCGTGGCGGTCACCGGATCCGCCTTCCTGACGGCCCCGCCGGCCCAGGCGGCGCACACCCCCTGTCCCCGGGTCACCATCGGCTCCGGCTGGTACGGGGACAACCGGGCCCGCCTCCAGGAGCTCATCGACCACTACGGCAGCTGCCGCCCGCACCGGCCCGGCCGCGCCAAGCCCGTCGCCGTCTTCGACTGGGACAACACCGTCGTCAAGAACGACGTCGGCGACGCCACCATGTTCTGGCTCCTGCGCAACGGCCGGATCCGCCAGCCCGCCGCCGGGGACTGGTCCACCACCAGCCGCCACCTCACCCCCGCCGCCACGAAGGCCCTGGCCGACGCCTGCGCGGACCTCGCCCGCCCCGGCGCGCCCCTGCCCACCGGAACCCCCGCGGGTGCGGCCTGCGCCGACGAGATCAACGCCGTCTACGGCACCGCCGCGACCCGCACCGGAGCCCCCGCCTTCGCCGGCTGGGACCGCCGCACGACCGAACCCTCGTACGCCTGGCTCCCCCAGCTGATGCAGGGCTGGACCGCCCGCGAGATCCGCGGCTTCGCCGCCGCGGCCCGCACCGAGAACCTCGCCGCGCCCGTCGGCGCCACGCAGCGGGTCGGCACCACGACCACCGCCACCGGCTGGGTCCGCTACTACGACCAGCAGACAGACCTGATCAAGGGCCTCCGGAAGGCCGGCTTCGACGTGTGGATCAGCTCCGCCTCCCCGCAGCCCGTGGTCGAGGTCTGGGCCCGGAGCGCCGGCATCGGGGCCGACCACGTCATAGGCATCCGCAACACCACCACGAACGGCGGCAGGTTCACCGCCCACCTCCAGGGCTGCGGAACCACCGAGGACGGCGCCGACACGATGATCACCTACATCGACGGCAAGCGCTGCTGGATCAACAAAGAGGTCTTCGGCGTACGCGGCGCGGCCGCCGAGCAGGTACAGCCCGCCGCCCGCCGCCAGGTGTTCGCGGCAGGCGACTCCGACACCGACATCTCCTTCCTGCGCGACGCCACCGCCCTACGGCTCGTCGTGAACCGCAACAAGAACGAACTGATGTGCCGGGCGTACGACAACGGCGACGGCCGCTGGATCGTCAACCCCATGTTCATCGAGCCCAAGAAGCGCAGGACCGACCCCTACCCGTGCGCGACGACCGGCTACGTCGACCACGACGGCACCAAGGCACCGGTCCTGCGGGCCGACGGGAGCGTCGTCCCCGACCAGGCCGACTCCGTGTACTAG
- a CDS encoding amino acid deaminase/aldolase, whose translation MNSPAADRARYDRATAHLDAPLAVVDLDAFDANADDLVRRAAGKPVRVASKSVRCRALLERVLARPGFAGIMSFTLAESLWLARSGFEDVLLAYPSADRAGFGELANDAKLAGAVTVLVDDPAQLDLIDAARDGGAEEIRVCLELDTALRLFGGRVRIGARRSPLREPEQLAGLARAVAARPGFRVVGLMAYEGHVAGVGDSLAGRPLRSRTIRLMQGAARKELAARRAEVVRAVRAVVPDLEFVNGGGTGSVQQTAAEDAVTEIAAGSGLYVPRLFDNYTSFSGRPAALFAQPVVRRPGVGVVTVLGGGYPASGAAGADRLPVPYLPQGLRYDPQEGAGEVQTPLLGSPADDLLIGDRVWFRHAKAGELCERFDTLHLIEGDRVTDSVPTYRGEGRTFL comes from the coding sequence ATGAACTCCCCCGCCGCCGACCGCGCCCGGTACGACCGGGCGACCGCGCACCTGGACGCGCCGCTGGCCGTCGTGGATCTCGACGCCTTCGACGCCAACGCCGACGATCTGGTCCGCCGCGCCGCCGGCAAGCCGGTCCGGGTCGCGAGCAAGTCGGTTCGGTGCCGGGCGCTGCTCGAACGGGTCCTCGCCCGCCCCGGGTTCGCCGGGATCATGTCGTTCACTCTCGCCGAGTCGCTCTGGCTGGCCCGCTCCGGGTTCGAGGACGTCCTCCTCGCCTATCCGTCCGCCGACCGGGCCGGCTTCGGCGAGCTGGCGAACGACGCCAAGCTGGCCGGCGCGGTCACGGTGCTGGTGGACGATCCCGCGCAGCTGGACCTGATCGACGCCGCCCGGGACGGCGGCGCCGAGGAGATCCGGGTCTGCCTGGAGCTGGACACGGCCCTGCGGCTGTTCGGCGGCCGGGTACGGATCGGGGCCCGCCGGTCCCCGCTGCGCGAGCCCGAGCAACTGGCCGGGCTGGCCCGGGCGGTGGCCGCCCGGCCCGGGTTCCGCGTCGTGGGGCTGATGGCGTACGAGGGGCACGTCGCCGGGGTCGGGGACTCGCTGGCGGGTCGCCCGCTGCGGTCGCGGACGATCCGGCTGATGCAGGGCGCCGCCCGCAAGGAGCTGGCCGCGCGCCGCGCCGAGGTGGTGCGGGCCGTGCGGGCCGTCGTACCGGATCTGGAGTTCGTCAACGGCGGCGGGACCGGCAGTGTGCAGCAGACGGCCGCCGAGGACGCGGTGACCGAGATCGCGGCGGGGTCCGGCCTGTACGTGCCCCGGCTGTTCGACAACTACACGTCGTTCAGCGGGCGTCCGGCGGCCCTGTTCGCCCAGCCCGTGGTGCGCAGGCCCGGGGTGGGGGTGGTGACGGTGCTCGGGGGCGGCTATCCGGCCTCCGGCGCGGCCGGGGCGGACCGGCTGCCGGTTCCGTACCTGCCCCAGGGGCTCCGCTACGACCCCCAGGAGGGCGCGGGCGAGGTGCAGACCCCGCTGCTGGGGAGCCCGGCCGACGATCTGCTGATCGGCGACCGGGTCTGGTTCCGGCACGCGAAGGCGGGCGAACTGTGCGAGCGGTTCGACACCCTGCACCTGATCGAGGGCGATCGGGTCACCGACAGCGTCCCGACCTACCGCGGCGAGGGTCGCACCTTTCTCTAG
- the mycP gene encoding type VII secretion-associated serine protease mycosin, which translates to MIRRASGQAATALLAATLLVSATASPAAADNIRDRQWGLLALRAEEAWGTTRGDGVTVAVLDTGVDESHPDLSGQVLAGTDLIGMGAGPGDRAWARHGTAMASIIAGHGHGPSRGQGVLGVAPQARILPVRVILEEGDPGRAKARDSKGGALADGIRWAADHGADVINLSLGDDSDSAHHEAGEDEAVQYALAKGVVVVASAGNGGEAGDRVSYPAAYPGVIAVTAVDRRGRKAKFSTRNWYATVSAPGVDVVIADPDRSYYEGWGTSAAAAFVSGAVALVLAAHPDLTPAQVKKLLETTASDSPAGGRDDARGHGLVDPVAALQAADDIRPEGSAPAPAAAGSTYFGPGPEPVRPPERGARLGAPAAAVAGAVLLVLAAVLARRPRRGGRGRGEDPYPAQ; encoded by the coding sequence ATGATCCGCCGGGCCTCCGGGCAGGCGGCCACCGCCCTGCTCGCCGCCACCCTCCTCGTGTCCGCCACCGCGTCCCCCGCCGCCGCCGACAACATCCGCGACCGCCAGTGGGGCCTGCTCGCCCTGCGCGCCGAGGAGGCCTGGGGGACCACCCGGGGCGACGGCGTGACCGTCGCCGTCCTCGACACCGGCGTCGACGAATCCCATCCCGACCTCTCCGGCCAGGTCCTCGCCGGTACCGACCTCATCGGCATGGGCGCCGGTCCCGGCGACCGCGCCTGGGCCCGCCACGGGACCGCCATGGCGAGCATCATCGCCGGACACGGCCACGGCCCCAGCCGTGGCCAGGGTGTCCTCGGTGTCGCGCCGCAGGCCCGGATCCTGCCCGTCCGGGTGATCCTCGAAGAGGGCGACCCGGGCCGCGCCAAGGCCCGCGACAGCAAGGGCGGGGCCCTCGCCGACGGCATCCGCTGGGCCGCGGACCACGGGGCCGACGTGATCAACCTGTCCCTCGGCGACGACAGCGACTCCGCCCACCACGAGGCGGGCGAGGACGAGGCCGTCCAGTACGCCCTCGCCAAGGGGGTGGTCGTCGTGGCCTCCGCGGGCAACGGCGGTGAGGCGGGCGACCGCGTCTCCTACCCGGCCGCCTACCCGGGGGTCATCGCCGTCACCGCCGTCGACCGCCGCGGCAGGAAGGCCAAGTTCTCCACCCGCAACTGGTACGCCACCGTCAGCGCACCCGGCGTCGACGTCGTCATCGCCGACCCCGACCGCTCGTACTACGAGGGCTGGGGCACCAGCGCCGCGGCGGCCTTCGTCTCCGGCGCCGTGGCCCTCGTCCTGGCCGCCCACCCGGACCTGACCCCGGCCCAGGTGAAGAAGCTGCTGGAGACGACCGCCTCCGACTCCCCGGCCGGCGGCCGTGACGACGCCCGGGGCCACGGGCTGGTCGATCCCGTCGCCGCCCTCCAGGCCGCCGACGACATCCGCCCGGAGGGTTCCGCGCCCGCGCCCGCCGCGGCCGGGAGCACGTACTTCGGCCCCGGCCCCGAACCGGTCCGCCCGCCCGAGCGGGGCGCCCGGCTGGGGGCGCCGGCGGCGGCGGTCGCCGGGGCGGTGCTGCTCGTCCTGGCCGCCGTACTGGCACGGCGCCCGCGGCGGGGCGGCCGGGGCCGCGGCGAGGACCCGTACCCGGCACAGTAG
- a CDS encoding SseB family protein, translated as MANKNIPDPGFSDDDGSADPRLTAALAAWSEDRAKEPEVLAALKGARLLVPVVAVLGEVETDPETGLKREKTSDMAVPTLRAGDRRALPAFTSIASLALWDPAARPVAVPLHQALAAAAHEKADTVVLDLAGPVTYQLTGSALLALAEGRTDAGPLADPAVREAVRAAVSAEPAVLRAHLGRGGADSDGTLAIVLAEGAQASAAARRVAEALAADTTLRARLVRGLDLALLPSDAPAPPGEPLFSR; from the coding sequence ATGGCGAACAAGAACATTCCCGACCCGGGCTTCTCCGACGACGACGGCTCCGCGGATCCCCGGCTGACCGCGGCCCTGGCCGCCTGGTCCGAGGACCGGGCGAAGGAGCCGGAGGTGCTGGCCGCGCTCAAGGGCGCCCGCCTGCTGGTCCCGGTGGTCGCCGTCCTCGGCGAGGTGGAGACCGACCCGGAGACGGGCCTCAAGCGCGAGAAGACCAGCGACATGGCCGTCCCGACCCTGCGGGCGGGCGACCGGCGGGCCCTGCCCGCCTTCACCTCGATCGCCTCGCTCGCGCTCTGGGACCCCGCGGCCCGGCCGGTGGCCGTCCCGCTGCACCAGGCACTGGCGGCCGCCGCGCACGAGAAGGCCGACACCGTGGTCCTGGACCTGGCCGGCCCCGTCACCTACCAGCTGACCGGCTCCGCGCTGCTCGCGCTCGCCGAGGGCCGCACCGACGCGGGTCCGCTGGCCGACCCCGCCGTACGGGAGGCCGTACGGGCCGCCGTGTCCGCCGAGCCGGCCGTCCTGCGCGCCCACCTCGGGCGGGGCGGCGCCGACTCCGACGGCACCCTGGCGATCGTGCTGGCCGAGGGCGCGCAGGCGTCGGCCGCGGCCCGGCGCGTGGCCGAGGCACTGGCGGCGGACACCACGCTGCGGGCCCGGCTGGTCCGCGGCCTGGACCTGGCGCTGCTGCCGTCGGACGCCCCGGCGCCGCCCGGCGAGCCGCTGTTCAGCCGCTGA
- a CDS encoding DUF1844 domain-containing protein, whose protein sequence is MTDATPPTEPTADGAPDYDTMTRDIADVPAVEVITTVAVHLLSAAAVNLGLDKPDSEHKDLDEARKLITALAGLVTASATEISSFHAAPLRDGLKSLQLAFREASIVPDEPGQGPGEKFTGPVFG, encoded by the coding sequence ATGACTGACGCGACACCCCCCACCGAACCCACTGCCGACGGCGCCCCCGACTACGACACCATGACCCGCGACATCGCGGACGTGCCCGCCGTCGAGGTGATCACCACGGTGGCCGTGCACCTGCTGAGCGCCGCGGCGGTCAACCTGGGCCTGGACAAGCCGGACTCCGAGCACAAGGACCTCGACGAGGCCCGCAAGCTGATCACGGCCCTGGCCGGCCTGGTCACCGCGAGCGCCACCGAGATCAGCTCCTTCCACGCGGCCCCGCTGCGCGACGGTCTGAAGTCGCTCCAGCTGGCCTTCCGCGAGGCCTCGATCGTGCCGGACGAGCCGGGCCAGGGTCCGGGCGAGAAGTTCACGGGGCCCGTCTTCGGCTGA
- the infC gene encoding translation initiation factor IF-3, with amino-acid sequence MWCYRGGSISTEPRINDRIRVPEVRLVGPSGEQVGIVPLAKALELAQEYDLDLVEVAASARPPVCKLMDYGKFKYESAMKAREARKNQAHTVIKEMKLRPKIDPHDYDTKKGHVVRFLKQGDKVKITIMFRGREQSRPELGYRLLQRLASDVEDLGFIESNPKQDGRNMIMVLGPHKKKTEAMAEAREAQAARKAERQGVAHTDDEAPSEDAAVEVDDTTEVASVEATEAAAEEAPADEANAEA; translated from the coding sequence GTGTGGTGCTACCGAGGAGGATCCATCAGCACCGAGCCCCGCATCAACGACCGGATTCGCGTTCCCGAGGTACGGCTTGTCGGTCCCAGCGGCGAGCAGGTCGGCATCGTGCCGCTTGCCAAGGCGCTTGAGCTCGCGCAGGAGTACGACCTCGACCTGGTCGAGGTCGCGGCGTCCGCACGCCCGCCGGTCTGCAAGCTCATGGACTACGGCAAGTTCAAGTACGAGTCGGCCATGAAGGCCCGTGAGGCGCGCAAGAACCAGGCGCACACGGTCATCAAGGAAATGAAGCTCCGGCCGAAGATCGACCCGCACGACTATGACACCAAGAAGGGTCACGTCGTTCGGTTCCTCAAGCAGGGCGACAAGGTCAAGATCACGATCATGTTCCGTGGTCGCGAGCAGTCCCGGCCGGAACTCGGCTACCGACTGCTGCAGCGTCTCGCTTCGGACGTCGAGGACCTCGGGTTCATCGAGTCGAACCCGAAGCAGGACGGCCGAAACATGATCATGGTCCTCGGTCCGCACAAGAAGAAGACCGAGGCGATGGCCGAAGCCCGCGAGGCGCAGGCCGCCCGCAAGGCGGAGCGCCAGGGTGTCGCCCACACCGATGACGAGGCTCCTTCCGAGGACGCCGCCGTCGAGGTCGATGACACCACCGAGGTCGCCTCTGTCGAGGCCACCGAGGCCGCTGCCGAAGAGGCGCCGGCCGACGAGGCGAACGCCGAGGCCTGA
- the rpmI gene encoding 50S ribosomal protein L35 produces MPKNKTHSGTKKRFKVTGSGKVLRERAGKRHLLEHKSSRVTRRLTGNAEMAPGDAAKIKKLLGI; encoded by the coding sequence ATGCCGAAGAACAAGACGCACAGCGGTACCAAGAAGCGCTTCAAGGTCACCGGCTCCGGCAAGGTGCTCCGTGAGCGCGCCGGCAAGCGCCACCTGCTCGAGCACAAGTCGTCCCGTGTCACCCGCCGCCTCACCGGTAACGCGGAGATGGCTCCCGGCGACGCCGCGAAGATCAAGAAGCTTCTCGGCATCTGA
- the rplT gene encoding 50S ribosomal protein L20 has protein sequence MARVKRAVNAHKKRRAILEAASGYRGQRSRLYRKAKEQVTHSLVYNFNDRKKRKGDFRQLWIQRINAAARQNGMTYNRLIQGLKAANIEVDRKILAELAVNDANAFAALVEVAQKALPADVNAPKAAA, from the coding sequence GTGGCACGCGTCAAGCGGGCAGTAAACGCCCACAAGAAGCGCCGGGCGATCCTCGAGGCGGCCTCCGGCTACCGCGGTCAGCGTTCGCGCCTGTACCGCAAGGCCAAGGAGCAGGTCACCCACTCGCTGGTCTACAACTTCAACGACCGCAAGAAGCGCAAGGGCGACTTCCGTCAGCTGTGGATCCAGCGCATCAACGCCGCTGCCCGCCAGAACGGCATGACGTACAACCGCCTCATCCAGGGTCTGAAGGCCGCCAACATCGAGGTGGACCGCAAGATCCTCGCGGAGCTGGCCGTCAACGACGCCAACGCGTTCGCCGCGCTCGTCGAGGTCGCGCAGAAGGCGCTTCCGGCCGATGTGAACGCCCCCAAGGCCGCTGCCTAA
- a CDS encoding TrmH family RNA methyltransferase has product MGHPDELISPRSPRVAAARRLARRNFRTKERRFIAEGPQAVREAVEHRGPTGASTLIELFATVEAAERYSGIIEAALDAGARVHYASDEVLAEVSQTVTPQGLVGVCHFLDSPFEEILRARPKLVAVLAHVRDPGNAGTVLRCADAAGADAVVLTDASVDLYNPKSVRASVGSLFHLPVAVGVPVEQAVEGLRAAGVRILAADGAGEDDLDAELDAGTMGGPSAWVFGNEAWGLPEETRALADAVVRVPIHGKAESLNLATAAAVCLYASARAQRAPGGCRSVTPS; this is encoded by the coding sequence ATGGGTCACCCCGACGAGCTGATCTCCCCCCGATCCCCGCGGGTGGCCGCCGCCAGGCGACTGGCGCGGCGCAACTTCCGCACCAAGGAGCGCCGCTTCATCGCCGAGGGGCCGCAGGCCGTCCGCGAGGCCGTCGAGCACCGCGGTCCCACGGGCGCGTCGACCCTGATCGAGCTGTTCGCCACCGTCGAGGCCGCCGAGCGCTACTCCGGGATCATCGAGGCCGCCCTGGACGCGGGCGCCCGTGTGCACTACGCCTCCGACGAGGTGCTCGCCGAGGTCTCCCAGACGGTCACCCCGCAGGGCCTGGTCGGCGTCTGCCACTTCCTGGACTCCCCGTTCGAGGAGATCCTGAGGGCCCGGCCGAAGCTCGTCGCCGTCCTCGCGCACGTCCGCGACCCCGGCAACGCCGGTACGGTGCTGCGCTGCGCCGACGCCGCCGGCGCCGACGCGGTGGTGCTGACCGACGCCTCGGTGGACCTCTACAACCCCAAGTCGGTACGGGCCTCCGTCGGCTCCCTCTTCCACCTCCCGGTCGCCGTCGGCGTTCCGGTCGAGCAGGCCGTCGAGGGGCTCCGGGCGGCGGGCGTACGGATCCTGGCGGCCGACGGCGCGGGCGAGGACGACCTCGACGCCGAGCTGGACGCGGGCACCATGGGCGGGCCCTCCGCCTGGGTCTTCGGCAATGAGGCCTGGGGCCTGCCGGAGGAGACCAGGGCCCTGGCGGACGCCGTCGTACGGGTCCCGATCCACGGAAAGGCCGAGAGCCTGAACCTCGCGACGGCCGCCGCCGTGTGCCTCTACGCGTCCGCGCGTGCACAGCGGGCGCCCGGAGGGTGCCGCTCTGTGACCCCCAGCTAG
- a CDS encoding sensor histidine kinase — translation MTVGTNSLPGTDTTAGPSAPGSPCARTGGPADDAVPPARASEALRGVPPQGAPRGAVLGGGAPGEGFSFGIDPDCLPDGLVVADATGHVICFNRAAARMTATDPAQALGTRIERALPLEDLEGRRWWALTDPYGGLATRRGQPERNLLLPGGREVLVSASYIRTHPTGPLRRLVVTLRGTEARRRTERSHAELIATVAHELRSPLTSVKGFTATLLAKWERFTDDQKRLMLETVDADANRVTRLIAELLDISRIDSGRLEVRRQPVDIATAVGRHVQALTANGQDPERFLLSVSRPLPDLWADPDKIDQILGNLLENAVRHGEGTVTIGVSPHEKGTAVTVTDEGPGIPEESMGRVFTRFWRGSKRGGTGLGLYIVKGIVEAHGGTITVGRGPGGGAEFRFILPVSAPAYLTQ, via the coding sequence ATGACCGTCGGTACGAACAGCTTGCCGGGAACCGACACGACGGCCGGTCCGTCGGCGCCGGGCTCCCCCTGCGCCCGCACGGGCGGGCCCGCGGATGACGCCGTGCCCCCCGCCCGGGCCTCCGAAGCGCTGCGCGGCGTACCGCCGCAGGGCGCGCCCCGCGGGGCGGTCCTGGGCGGCGGTGCCCCCGGTGAGGGGTTCAGCTTCGGGATCGACCCCGACTGCCTGCCCGACGGGCTCGTCGTCGCCGACGCCACCGGGCACGTGATCTGCTTCAACCGGGCCGCGGCCCGGATGACCGCGACCGACCCCGCCCAGGCGCTCGGCACGCGCATCGAGCGGGCGCTCCCGCTGGAGGACCTCGAAGGGCGCCGCTGGTGGGCGCTGACCGACCCGTACGGGGGCCTCGCCACCCGCCGCGGACAGCCCGAGCGGAACCTGCTGCTCCCCGGCGGCCGCGAGGTGCTGGTCTCCGCCAGCTACATCCGTACGCACCCCACCGGCCCGCTGCGCCGCCTCGTGGTCACCCTCCGCGGTACCGAGGCCCGCCGGCGCACCGAGCGCAGCCACGCCGAGCTCATCGCCACCGTCGCCCACGAGCTCCGCTCCCCCCTGACCTCGGTCAAGGGGTTCACGGCCACCCTGCTCGCCAAGTGGGAACGGTTCACCGACGACCAGAAGCGGCTGATGCTGGAGACGGTCGACGCCGACGCCAACCGCGTCACCCGCCTCATCGCCGAACTCCTCGACATCTCGCGCATCGACTCCGGCCGTCTGGAGGTCCGCCGCCAGCCGGTGGACATCGCCACCGCCGTCGGCCGCCACGTGCAGGCGCTCACCGCCAACGGGCAGGACCCCGAGCGGTTCCTCCTGAGCGTCAGCCGCCCGCTCCCCGATCTGTGGGCCGATCCGGACAAGATCGACCAGATCCTCGGCAACCTCCTGGAAAATGCGGTGCGCCACGGAGAGGGAACGGTCACCATCGGGGTGTCGCCGCATGAGAAGGGAACCGCCGTCACCGTGACCGACGAAGGCCCCGGGATCCCCGAGGAGTCGATGGGCCGCGTCTTCACCCGCTTCTGGCGGGGGAGCAAGCGCGGCGGCACCGGCCTGGGCCTGTACATCGTCAAGGGCATCGTGGAGGCCCACGGCGGGACCATCACGGTCGGCCGCGGCCCCGGCGGCGGCGCCGAGTTCCGATTTATCCTGCCCGTGAGCGCCCCCGCGTACCTCACGCAGTAG